The Rosa chinensis cultivar Old Blush chromosome 7, RchiOBHm-V2, whole genome shotgun sequence DNA segment AAATGCTGCCGTTAATTAATGCTTAGTTTTTGTCCCGGCATCTGCAGGTTAGATACTTATAACCTAACAGCAAAATTATTGAATCTCCAAGTACATAATTAATaagttttcctttttcttcgtTACGGTTTACATATTCAACCCAAGAGAAAAGGATATGGACTTGTACAGATTGGAAGAATTAATGACGTACACGGTACACCAATACTAGCCTCACCTACACAAGCACAAccgagaagaaaaagaaggccaCTGCCAGAAATTCAACTCGTTTTAATAGTTTTGTACGTATCAATTACCAAATAAAGAAAGATTGAGTCGATGCCCAAAAAAAATGATGCATGGTTCGACTAATTAAGGCAAAAATGAACCCTCTTCAAACCATGGTAAAGTAAATGCAGACATGCAGTCCAATACTCCGATGAATATGAACAATTAATATCACAATCTAACGAGTAGCTCCCATAATTAGCCTCCACCTACATTCGCTATAATATGTACGTCAGTACGTgtgcctgtatatatatatatatgggcacACACTCATACACAACTACAGAAGAGAGAAGCAAAATAGCTTAATATAAGCTTAGCTTGAAGAAGATGGCAAGGCTACTTTGGGTGGTGCAGAAGCCGGTATATTTTCTGGGGAGGCAATGGAACGGTGTCGACATAGCTAGTGTTTTCACCCTTACTGCTATACATCTCCTTGCTCTTCTGGCTCCATTTTACTTCACTTGGTCTGCATTTTGGTTGGCGGTAGTACTCTACTATGTCACCGGTGTGGGAATAACTCTATCTTTCCATAGAAATCTCGCCCACAAAAGCTTCAAGATTCCCAAATGGCTCGAATACTTTTTCGCCTATTGCGCCGTTCATTCACTTCAGGTTCAGCCATACcctaaatttcattttttgttttaattgttatGTATTTCACATCGGAAAAGTTGAAGCTTTTTCTGTAATTTATAAAGTTATGGAGTTGGTTTTCGGTTTTATAGGGAAGTCCTCTTGAATGGGTTAGCTCGCACAGGAGTCACCACCAGTTTACGGACACCCCGAGCGACCCTCATACCCCTCTTAAGGGTTTTTGGTTTAGTCACATTGGTTGGATCTTTGATTTTCGCAAACGTTTTGGAAGTGTATGTATAAGTCTCCTGCATGTTCGACCTCCTCACTCACTGTTTCCAGTACAAATAAGAgttgagtgtttttttttttttggttgaactaAAACGTACTTAATATTCATTAACTTAAATTGTGCAGTATGATGGACGGCTATACAATGTTGGAGATTTGAAAAAACAAAGCTACTATAAGTTTCTTCACTACACGTACCCTTATCACTGTATTGCTTGTGGAGTTGTACTCTATCGGATAGGAGGAATGCCCTATTTAGTTTGGGCACTGGTAATAGAATTTCTCTTACCTTTTCTAATTTCTAAATGCATCGTCCTTTCTGTTTAACCAATAGTTAACTATTGCTTATTTGctttttgttgttattataaTTTTATAGGCTGTGAGAACAGTATTTTTCTCCATGTAACTTTTTCGATAAATTCGATTTGCCACATATGGGGAAACCAAGTATGGGATACTGGTGATTTGTCCAAAAACAATTGGTAATTAATAGTATTACATATTGTAGTTTTACTATGTACATCGTTCATGTTTATGTTTCTCAGTGATTTATATAATGAATTTTAATAAATTGTGTTGTTTAGGTTATTTGGATTGCTAGCTCATGGAGAAGGTTGGCACAATAACCACCATGCTTTTGAGTACTCAGCTCGACAAGGTTTTGAATGGTGGCAAATTGATATTACTTGGTATCTGATAAGGTTTCTTGAAATTGTTGGTTTGGCAACTGACGTTAAGCTCCCGACTGAGCTTCAGAAGAATCGAAAAGCTTTATCAAACAAAGTCAGTAGCATGGAACAAGAGGGAAGGTCAGATACAAAAGTGAAATGATTCAAAGGAAACCTAGTTGCTCAGATTTAGTATGATATAAGCATATGAGTACATgcattgctctctctctctctctctctctatatatatatatatatatatatatatattgtattaCAAGATTGCTTTTGTTTCTCTGTGATCGATATGATTTTTAATATGGTTTAATCAATATATCTCCTTTTGATGAGTACTATATACTAAGTGAATACGAGCCTGCAAATTAATATTGATCAAGTTTATTGCTCTCATTGATTTAGTCAGCtagcattaattttttttttcttcggtaAAGATATATAGATTAGATTCAATCTCAGTTCACATTGTAGGCGACTATCACAGTATCCGTGTGATATTTACTTCGCTTCTGGATTGGGTACTAGCATTATCTCATATGCATATCTAAAAATCGCCTACAAATACACTGTTGCACATGCCCATAGTGactttatttattattgttcaTATCCCTATGCCAATGCAATAACTAACTAATAAGTTTCTTTGCCAGAAATGCATTGATTGGTGTATGTTATCAAAGATGAATTATTAACTTCTGCTCCTCAATCaaaggttaatttttttttttttaaataaaggctggtgcggctgctctCAAgtattaattaatgaaactgtcgaatacaagagtgggacatagagcctaaacccctgattataaTAAGCATCTAAAACACGTCCTGgaataatatcaggagtctctACTGAAAAAATGTATTCAACCAGACACCAACTAGCAAAAAGTGCACTACTAGCTACTCTATTTGCATTGatatagcggtgacataacggaaagataactcgattacaacatagcataacTACCATAAGTGCAGCTTTCCTATCTTGTTGCCGCCGGAgaataaatccgacgacacttagcttcaccctGCCATTAGGCGGgagcgaccatttgacgaagtaAAGAACTCGCCActtacctagagcagacaagacacgttgagtgcacacacaggcaCGAAACCCGACTAACCCTACAAAACCtatgtagggacttattactcACCTAAGGCGCAATTGAACCAGAACATAAGAAACAACgaaagaaataaaacaacatAATAGTAAAACAGGGCCTAACTGGGCCCAATTAGCAAAGGGGTCAAAGAAGCCCACTAACGAAGCTCACAAGTCAACCACCAACACCTTGGCTAACCCGGATCGGTCGCTCCATCAAAGGTTAATTTATATTCATCTAGTTAGAAGGGTAAGTTCTGGAATAGAAATGACAACATTTGGGCAGTATGCATATATTCGATCTTGTATTTATGCACGTACGTCCAAAATGATTTCATGTTATAGGCTAGACTAAGACGTCAAAATCAGGATTTAAAACTCTCctactttgaagtttgaataCTTGAatagcttctctctctttcttttggaGTGGTATTCACAATATCTCTATAAGCTGATGAAGAATGCAATGCCTTTGCACTAAaggatttatatatatttttttaaatagctTAAGGCATCTACATAGGGGAATCACTTTTCAATTACATTTTATTGATCTAAACCACTCAAGTTTTACATCTATAGACATATATCAATTCGGCAAATTTTCAGCCTATTTAAAAAATTTTAAGATATTTAAAAGCGTaatttaataatattttatgtTAGATAGTCAACTACTTCCCATCTTAAAGAAATCGAAAATGAAATGTTGCTTCCCTTCTCAAGAAGGAAACAAAATACCTAGATGGTCAATTAGCTCCAATAAAAAACCCTCGGCTCCGGGAGAGTGTTTGTTTTACTTTTAATCTTCTTTTTGTTGGAAGAGATTCCACGTTTGAATAAAGCGAGACTCTTAGtaccaaaaacaaataaaatagagaaaatggaaatacaaaaaaagaagggcaaaatggttAAGAGATATCAAGTAAGGGCGTACATAAACACCAACATACATGAACACCAACTCTCTTCCCTTTACCTCACTATTAGTCATTCCTTGCTGTTACAATAATACAATGAAAGCAAGGAAGTGAAGGAACGGCTTTTAGAGCGCTatatcccaaaacgacatattTAGATGATCCCTCTGTTCCAACCAAAAGTCAAATCTCCTTCAACATAATCACCAAACTCCAAGCCGTTGATTATTCAGGTCACTTCTCGCACCTTTTGATTTCCGCTAGGTTTTCCACAACTGGGtggatttttattttggctTTCAACAAGAACGAATGAAAAGGGTGTTGATGCTCGTAAGTTCAGTGAGCTCCCGATGACCTCTAGCATTGTGCTAAATATATTTGGGGAGTGATAATTGATGGACTTTCAAATGCACAGGGTCAGTGCACGTAAATTGGCAATTTGGCACGTCCACTCCCATCGAATCTAACTGAAATGCATCCAATTGCCCATGCAGTTGAAACTCCAATGTTGTGTATGAAATTCTAATTCAGAAAAAGTGAACAGTCACCTCTTCAGCAAATTTTATCAAAATGGTTGTCCGAGGTTGTTGCTGACAAAATGAGCTGTTACCACAGCTAGAAAACCAGCACCATCCAAAACACCCTTCGAATAACACCTTCCGAGATGCACAAAAGACAGGATACCCAACAATCGCGTCTCCTTTCTGTTCCCCTAGCCTATAGCAACAAAGAATCATGATGAGCACAACATTCGTTTCAAATTAATTAAGCACCCATGGCGTCTAACAAACTACACCGACATATTAAACTAAATCGATATACTCATTTAATTCATTGTTGATTGGGGTTCTAGATTCAAAATAAGGAAAGATGACATTGCTAAACACAATTCAAGAAGATGCAAAAGTGCATTAACAATTATGTGCAATCTCTTCTTCAGCCTAGAATGTTGTTTACAAAACAACCAGTACAACATTCATTTCGTTAGGAGGAATTTCTAGATGGATAACATGTTATAATAAACCCAAAAAAATGGAAATCGAATAAACTAGAATTAATAGAATTCATTGATGGATAGCATTCATTGGACAAAGTTGTGTTTACTTTATACCATAAACCAAACAAAAGTTACTACAATAGAATTCATCTACAACATGTAGATGTACGTAACTAAACATTGAATAAACTAGTTTGATATATACTAGTTGAGGCTTAGCCTTATCTTGAGCTATTCCACCAATGTACATTGCAAATTGTATAAATTGAAGGATTTAAGTTGTATTGAGTAAGTAAAGGGGAAAAAATCATTGAAAGGAAACAAGGTTTCTCATTACATCACCAAATCAAGTGCAACCCaacccaaaaactgaaaagaaaatgaaaagaataaaAGCAAAGAATGAAggttttgttttagggaaactgtaattgagagataattgttgtgtatatcctttcattgataataggggactctttatatagaggattacaatgcatagaatctgaatcatacaaggaaagcaatcgtacattgaataagaatctagatccttctaatgtaaccctattatcactaggtcaagtaacctagagtttgggccaaacacaaattagggtttacttgaatactcccccttgtgttgcccaaacgcggtgcttctctcgttgcctcattaaaaaccttgccaagtaacaaaaacccagtgggacaaaaataacctcggtcgaagggaaaaagagcacaacgtacACACCCTTTAcattttgagaccatacatgtaaacatctccccctgatgtctgcatctccccctgatgacaacggtcatgggagttcggataacttccgcaaacgatgctaccaacatatttctcgaaagtggaatttaggcaatgactcaGTGAGCAAGTCTGGCATATtctcctcagattgaacctagttcactttgatcttgaggagagtctgttgttgctgattatccttggtgttgtcgcttttgatgtagccttgcttcatttgtttaaaacaagcagcattatcctaaatgctcgtaggctcatctgtggtagacttcaaaccacaattgttcgaatatgcgtaactatggatccaatccatatacattcacgaattacttcgtgaagagcaataatctctgcattgttcgaagatatagcaactagggtctgttctgtagacctccaagatatcacaatctttacccatggtgaacactgaaccattttgggaatgacctttgtatgggtaaGAGAGAtatccaatatcagcaaaaccttccaaaacacatgtcgttttgggatggggatagtggacgcaggccagtgttggcggcgttcctggtgtgtgatgggtccgaatccatcatctttctgtagggatagaataagccctatatcaatcgtacatttcaagtactgaaagatatcttttacaccaatccaatggcgtcgcgttggcgcaaagctataccttagctaacaagttcacttcaaatgagatgtccggtcttgtgcattgagctaagtacaataatgcgcctattgtactaatgtggggcacttccgcctctagcacatcttcgccatcatcctttggacgaagaggatccttttcaggatcaagacttcgaacgatcatgggggtgcttgaaggcttgaccttgtcaaaatgcttaagcatctagcaacacgatgctcaagttccaaatagagacataatcgtgttctcccaaaatccttcatctcaaactgggatttcaagtgttcagcggttccttaactctttaagggtttctaatgaagatcatgcccaacatgaaccgcgatagaatccgaaacttgttatggaaacatggaaacgcgtgggcatatccctttccaatcaagtagtcactttagagAGCGTTTCAACTTCTTTGTAAAACGTGCTCTGCGGTCTAGAGccatttgacttgggtaaatgaagttcaccatgaaccttcatgtatcttccgtatctagatccccatagagatacgtagtgaccacatttgtaagctgcatgattagttattcggaaactaccaaactgacagggtagtggagcgcaatgacatccattacgagagaatatgtctcatcgtagtcgattccagggcgttttgtgagaaaccttgtgccataaggcgagatttccatatctttttctcactacgctttctaacgaagacccattagtcaatagattTTATGATAGGAGGTTTTGGCATCAccggctcgaaaaccttcctcttcgttagagaatccatcttaacctggatcgcatctttccatttaggccaaatttctctacgttggcattcattcatcaacggagcgtggttcgatatcatcggactcaatcAACTCATGCAcaatgaaatgcgcaactacatcataattatgatggagtttctatccgacgtctcatgtacactagtgtaattttcatagagctctatattctcaagaatatgatttgacgttgaggcgtcccccaacgataaccataacctggaagatactcatgagacggattttgagtcttgatgatcaaatgattgaaatgtgccaaagtatccttcgaacgcACGGGCCTTCcaagcatcctagctggggccatggcctgtaacgccagagtgccacattctttggcgttggcgccatgccgaCCTTCGTgtggcgctacatcctctcgtagggacatacttccttgcaggcatatttgcagcagatgtgtgatctcgtcactttagtagggatcgagatgagacatagtggggacagactacaacaattcctgtcattcctgctgaacatccgtgttcttatctcaccctaacgacgggaagactgtctcatcaaagtgacatccgcgaatctagcggtaaggagatcaccttgcaagggcatgaagtggcggacgattgttggagtctcaaatctaactgagttgcccattcgtctgtaaggacccatcatagagcgttgtggcggcgcaattggcacataaatggctcactcaaatgtgcgcaagtacaaaatacttgtacccagtcactagctgtaatgcagagatacattgagtggcgataggtcgtagacgaattagcatagctgcatgcgatattgcatcaccccaagcggatataaggagattggtgcgcgttaccaatgtccggactaccatcgtagtcattttcgctagaccatttgggtgtgtccatgagaatatgatgtccaacatcaatcccattgcaatatccatcgaaagtcttcgatgtataCTCTCTAGTGTCGTCAAGTCCAATttacggaataggatgatccgaggagtgagcccgttgtcatatgatctttgctaggagtgtagcataaatagcattacaagtggacaatggcacaacacgtgaccagcgtgtttgcgtgtcaaccaacatcatgagatatttaaacgtccgcaagtttattgaactagtccacagaatccctacggattctatgtaagaacataatgagtattttcatatcctttgcataggacggtctcagttctaatttccctaaggaacgggatttgtaaaacaagcgagaggctttagaagcaaccaatgaggattttggttgggcatgAGCGTTTggaacgctatttgaagcaaagttggtgattgtagcatcacttggggcgccatcaccatgatgggcgccatccatggcgtcatggataaggactgtgccagccctaggctagtggtggacggcggcggcTCAGGAGGCAGCGGCGGCAGTctcacttagtccaggaatcaacctttgattcatgcttcgtttcgctcgaaagaaaggatgtccgtgtgaagtctttagtagacgcattatcatatcatgactaggatgacctatcctgttgtgataaagccaatatgtgtctaaatccaagagatcttctctcatagcttcattggatttaatatctcaaatagtgac contains these protein-coding regions:
- the LOC112178289 gene encoding acyl-CoA 5-desaturase AL21 isoform X2, translated to MARLLWVVQKPVYFLGRQWNGVDIASVFTLTAIHLLALLAPFYFTWSAFWLAVVLYYVTGVGITLSFHRNLAHKSFKIPKWLEYFFAYCAVHSLQGSPLEWVSSHRSHHQFTDTPSDPHTPLKGFWFSHIGWIFDFRKRFGSYDGRLYNVGDLKKQSYYKFLHYTYPYHCIACGVVLYRIGGMPYLVWALAVRTVFFSM
- the LOC112178289 gene encoding delta-9 acyl-lipid desaturase 1 isoform X1 codes for the protein MARLLWVVQKPVYFLGRQWNGVDIASVFTLTAIHLLALLAPFYFTWSAFWLAVVLYYVTGVGITLSFHRNLAHKSFKIPKWLEYFFAYCAVHSLQGSPLEWVSSHRSHHQFTDTPSDPHTPLKGFWFSHIGWIFDFRKRFGSYDGRLYNVGDLKKQSYYKFLHYTYPYHCIACGVVLYRIGGMPYLVWALVIWIASSWRRLAQ